The sequence below is a genomic window from Methylocystis sp. IM3.
CGCGGGGGCGGCGTCTGCGAACAGGCCGGCGTCATGGATCGCATCGACGTGATCGAAGGGACGCTCGCCAAGGGCTTCGGAACCATGGGCGGCTATGTCGCCGGCGACGCGGTCGTGATCGACGCAATCCGCTCCTATGCGGGCGCCTTCATCTTCACCACGGCGCTGCCGCCGTCGGTCGCCGCCGCCGCCGGCGCCGCCGTGCGGTTGCTGAAGCGCCGGCCGGATCTGCGCACCGCCCATCAGCGCGCCGCCCATATCACCAAGCACGCGCTCTCCGCCGCTGGCCTGCTGGTTCTGGAGAACGCCTCGCATATCGTGCCGGTGATGGTCCGCGACGCGGAATTGTGCAAGGCCGCGAGCGATCTGCTGCTCGCGCGCCATCACGTCTATATCCAGCCGATCAACTATCCGACCGTCGCCAAGGGCTCGGAGCGCCTGCGCATCACGCCCACGCCACGCCACACGCAGGACCATATCGCCCATCTGGTCGAGGCGCTGGTCGATGTCTGGCACACGCTCGGCATCCCCTTCGTGGAGCCGCCGTCGCATCTGCATGTCGACGAAAAGAGCGCCGAACGCTGCGCCTATCCCGAGATCAAGCTCGCCGCGCAGTAAGATACGGAGCGATGTCGTGTTCCCCATGTTCGCGGTGATATTGTGATCGTCTCACGTCGGTGGCGTCGACCTCGGTAGGTTAACTTTTTATCGTCTTTCGAGGAGAGGAGAGGGGATTACCGATCTCGCTGTGGCAGAACGCCTTGTCAAAAAGGCTTTTCGCTTTGTTAGTTGGTTTTTCATATCAGGGCAGTCGAAGAAGCCTGCAATGCGCCCGCCGGCGAACACCGTGCGATAAAAAAGGTGGACCGCAGCGTCGACGACGTATTCGTCGCTGAGACGCGTAAAGCTAGACCTGCGCTCTCATAAGCCCGTCGTTGGGCGACAGGTCAAATTCTTTCACGCTCTCTTTAGAGGCGCGCCCGGGAGGATCCTTACTTAGAGGCGTCGGATTTATTTCCGGCCAGTAAGACCTCGAGGAGACCCAGGTAAACCTCTTCGCACTCGGGACACTGGTGCATATGATGGCGCACTGCGGGAAGGCGCGCCGCGGCGTCCTTACCAGCGGCTTGCAGCTCGGCATAGTGCGGCAATTGCTCGAAATAATCGCTGCACGACAGCTCCTCACCGGCGTTCGCCGCGAAGATTGTGTCGATCAGGCGTCCGAACTCCGCTCGTTTCATATTCGATTCTCGTTTCTAACCATTAGACGTCTTGAAATAAAGAATTCTTACCATCTTCTAAATAGGATCGCGATTGCCGGGGCATATCGAATGTGGCGATTAGCTCACGGTGTGTGACGCCCCTTGAGAGGAGGGCCGCCTTGAGCCGTTTGCGCGCATCGTGAATGAGCTTATAGAGGCTGTTCCGATTGGTTCCCAGCCATTCAGCGACCAGATCCAGCGGCATTTCTTGGAATGCGTGTGCAATCAACGCCTTGCGCTGCAAGGGGGTCAGTGCGGTTTCGATCAGCTCGCTCAGCATCGCCCAAGCTTGCTGCTGCTCGAGACTTCGCTCTGGCCCGGGATTGTCAATCGGCCAGTGCGGCATGGCGTCGCCGAGTCGCGCCGGGTCGGCCGCGCTTGCTTGCCAACGGCGCCGTCGCAGTTCATTGAGGGTGACACGGATCGCGATCGAATAGGCCCATGTCGTAAATTCGCTGTCGCCCCGGAATTGATCCAGCTTGGACTGAATGAGGAAGGCGGACTCTTGTGCGCAGTCTTCCGCCACATCCTCATAGCCATGGTTAAGGAGGCCGGCATTAGGCGCTCGCTTACGAGACAGGAAGTTGAGAATGGCGCGGCGCAATAATTGTCGCAGCTCCTTGACCGCGTTCTCCTGGCTTTGCCCTGTCTCGCGCAAAGAGATCAGCCACTGAGCATTGGATCTTGTCGCCACCGAGGCCTCTGGATTGATGATTGAGGACTATGCTTTGTCCTGTGTGAGCCATCGACGATAGCCAAAGGATGCTAAGTTATCTCTGGCGTGCAGCTGGGAAGAGGTTAGCTTCCGCCACAGGAATTTACAAACCACAGCTGGAATGACGCAAGCTCGATCTCGTTTCATCCACCCAATCCTCTCGGCGGATACCGCCGGAATGGCCATGGAAAATCCGTCGGAAGAGGTGCAGTCCAAACGGAGCGCAAATTAGAGAGGATCTGGATCCAAAGAAATAAGTAAATGGAGCTGAGGCGCGTTATCCGATCAAGTCAACGTATACCGCCGGCGACACCGTCAATAATGATCCTTCGAGTCAATTCGTGGTTCTACTGCCGAGTTAAAAAACGCGACGCATCTCAACGAAGTCTGGGACGAGACCGTCGACCTTGTCAGGCTTGAAAAATCATTCTCGCTTGAAACCCTCATACAAGAAAGCTGATCTCAACAACACGAAAGCGATCCCATACGCCCAGGTCCGGGGCTGAGCTGACGCGGGGGAGGGATCTGGCGCTTGCGACTGTGAAGCCATCACGACGCCAACAGACCCTGGGCGGGTTCACCCTACGATAAAGACGTCATATTCCCTCGTTCGCTCCTTTTTTCGCGTGTCCTCGAGGTTGCTTAACGGCCATACATCGATACGCAGTGACCCACAGCGCGGCGCTGACGGAGCCGCTCGCTTCGCTTTTCGAAGCTGCTGGGAATGCCGTGGTAGCGCCGCTTTTAGCGACGGACAGCGCACGGCCGAGATTCCCGACAAAAAATTTCTTGTCGCACGGAGTAAGATTGATCGGACCTCCGCTCTCTAAAGGTTCGGCCACTCCCCAATTCCCACAATCTGAGGGCATTGAAATGCATCATACGGAAAAGAAAATCCTGTCGGGCATGATCCTGTTAGCGTTCGCCGCTTTAGGCCTATCGGTTTCGTCGTTGGCCGAGGATAAGAAGGGGATACAAGAGGACTCCGCGGTGGTGAGGACGAGGCAGCATGTGAAGATGCTCGATGAGCTTTTTAAGAACGTCATCGTCCTTGTTGACAAGACTTACGTGAAAGCGCCGAGCGACGTTTCCGCGGCGGCTGCAGGCAAGGCGATTTTCGCTACGATGAAGAAGTCTGGATGGTACGATGTCAGATTGCTGGGGTTGACCGAGGCTGTCGGCGATGCGGACGATCTCCCCGCCGATCTGTTCGAGCGCACAGCCGCGAAGAAGCTGCGAGATGGTGAAAGCTATTATGAAGAGCTCTCGGAAAAGGACGGCAAGCGCTACTTGCGAGTCGCGACCGGCGTGCCCGTTGTCTCCGAAAACTGCGTGATGTGCCATGCGAACTTCAAAGGCGACAAAGGGAATATCGGGGCGCTGTCCTACACTGTGCCGCTCATGAAGTAGTAGATCCCAATCAGGCTGGGCCGCAATTGCGAAAACCGCGGAATCGCTCGCATTCCGCTCTCGGCTTGTGATGCTCAGGACCTTTGCGGCCAATCTCACCACAACAGACGACCGGCTGCGCAATCCTGACCAGCTCGGCCGGTTGCCTGTTGCTGCGTTCTGCCCTCGGGCATATCAGCCGTCGTGATCCGACCGTCGCTGGACTCGGAGCGAGCCGCTACCGCATTTCCATGTCTTAATGGAGGCTCCAAGAGTCGCGGCGTTTCGAAGCGGATCGATTGAACGAAGCCTCTCTGGCGATTGATGCAAGCTATGGGCGCTTAATGCGCGGTGCGGGGCCTAGGGAGGCCATCTGGAATCTGGGGACCAGTGATGTGCAGACGAGGGCCTGTTGGAAGGGTGGACAGTCGCTGACACAGGTCCACCCGCATTCGATTTGCAGTGGGAGAATGGCGATCTTTGGATTACCCGATTTAAAGGCGCACTGGCCAGCGCTCCCGTTCCGAACCGGGACACATCCGTGGAAGTTCGCGGACCAGGACTGATAGCGACTCCTCCGCTTCATGGCGTGTCGCGTTCTGGCGTTGAGCGTGGCGCCTATGAAGGACCGGGCCAGGGGTCAAGGTCGACTATGGGCTCGCAGAAGCAAGGACAGATATTAATCATCTGGCCAGCGAGCATGGTGTAGCGCTCGTGATGATCGGCGAGTTCGTTGGATCGATTTAGCGAACATTGAGAGCGGCCCGGATATTGCGCGAGTTTGCTGGCGCGACAAGCATTGGCGAGGAAGCTGAAGCGTAGGATGCGCCTAAAATGTCTTGACCGCGCTCGGCCTCGACATTGATTGGCAAGACGGCAGCGACGATGAGTAACGGCGCAATCGACCCAGCCGCCCTACGCCTATCGCCTGTGGATCTTCTCGCTGCGGCGGAGGCTGTCGGCGCCGTAGTCAGACTCGATCTCGATTGTAACCGCATCATAGTGACCGGCGTTGTGCATCTTACGCCAGAGATCCTGAAACGCCTCGAAAACGATCCCGCTATCGCCGAGGCGGTCTATCAGCGCCTCTTCGAACAGATCGAGCCCGAAAGTTGGATTGCGCCGATCGAAGGCGCCGAGGCTCGCGTCTTCGCTGACGATTGGTCTCGGCGCGCGTGGCGCAAGCCGCGGCGCCCCGGATAAGGATGGAGGGCGACGCCGAAAGCCTCCAAGGCCGGCGACAAAGGCGAGGCGTCACGCGGGGCTCCGCGCAAGAAGGTCCCAATCCCCGCGGACGATATATGGCCGGCCGATCGTCCCGCTCTCAGCGCGCTCGAGGCGACGAAGGCGCTCTTTGGCGTGGCGCTGCGCCTACGGGCTGAACTCGAAGCTTCACGTTCGTCTGCGACGGGGGCGGGGAGCCCCTCGTGATGCTACTGACAAAAGGGCAGATGAACGACCACAAAGGTGCCCGATGATGCTCAAGGCGCCGCCGCCTGCTTCGGCCTTTGAGCGCGGACAGGGGTTGCGACAGTGACTGGTTTCGGGAAGCGCTTGTGGCGCGCGGAACCATACCCTGCATCCCGCCAACCAGAAGCCGAAAGACCCCTCTCGACTACGACAAGGGGCCCTACCGACAGCGGCACAAAATCGAGAACCTCTTCGCCAAACTCGAGGACTGGCGGCGCATCGCAACCCGCCAGGATCTTATGCGCCCACCTTTTGGTAGCTTAATTGTTTGCCGAATTATCGGGTTTTATATCGCAAGTTGGATCGTCAGGGTTGAAGTTACCTTCTGTCCCTGGGTTCGAGGCCGGCGGGATCGGCATATAAAGGGGCGGCATTGCATTCACGAAGTGATCCAGACTGCTGTGGATGCTTAGCGGGTCTTTCTTGGAATAGGCGAATACACCGCGCCCCAGAGTTTTAATCGGCTGGGTCGGCCCAGAGCAACACCAATATTTACTAGGGAACTTCCCATAGTCTGAAGCCGGGTCGTTGCTCGTAAGGTTGCCCTTGCAGTCGATATAAGCCCCCGTATTGTCCCAGCCTGGGGATTTATCTGCCGAAAACTCAGGCAGGAACGGCGGTATATCTATTGTCGGGCTCTCCTTTCTCAACGTGAATGTATAGTATTGGGGAGATTTCTTAAGGGGATTTGTCGTCTTGGGGTAATTCACCTTATCCCCGTTGTCTCGAAGCCAAACTTGGCAAGAAGGGTTGTTGGAATTGAGGATAAACGAAGTGTAGAGCTGGTTGATCGGCCTCCAATGTGGATCATCGGCGGCAGGCATACCATTCTGCCTGAGGCTTCTCGGGCACAGCAAGTAGTCCGTGAACCTGGGCCTGTCCATACCATCAGCGTTCGCGAACTTCCCAACGGTAATCGTGATCGGCGGAGTAGCGGGGTTCTGATTTTCTAGATGCTTGGTGCTTCCTACGTCAATTACCACGCCCTCTCCCCATGCCTGAACATTTCCGACAGCGTCATCAACTGAATAGGCATATACCCCAGGGATTTTCAGGAATTTCCGCATGCCATTTTTAGCGGTTGGATCACCGTGGACAAGCACAACCCAAGGATTAAACGAGTAGTTGCTCGCGGGCTTATCTCTATTATAGGGCGAGTCATTCCGCTGGCCGTAGTTCAATTCGTCGAATTCTTTTTTCGCAGCCAGATAGGGTCCATACAGCTTACATTTTCTTTTGGGCTGGTCCTGAGTGGGACAGTCCACTTCGTTTTGATAATATGCTGAGGAGTCTGCGAGTAGATTGTCGGTTGGCTTGCACCCCTTCGTGGGGTCGGCCTCGACCGCTTCTGTGAAAGGCGTCCAGCCATACACATGGGACATGACGAAGTCTGTCGTAGCGTCGAAATTGTAATCCTCGCCACCATTGGCGTGCTTCATTTTGACGGCGGTGCCCTGGC
It includes:
- a CDS encoding RNA polymerase sigma factor, whose translation is MATRSNAQWLISLRETGQSQENAVKELRQLLRRAILNFLSRKRAPNAGLLNHGYEDVAEDCAQESAFLIQSKLDQFRGDSEFTTWAYSIAIRVTLNELRRRRWQASAADPARLGDAMPHWPIDNPGPERSLEQQQAWAMLSELIETALTPLQRKALIAHAFQEMPLDLVAEWLGTNRNSLYKLIHDARKRLKAALLSRGVTHRELIATFDMPRQSRSYLEDGKNSLFQDV